Proteins encoded together in one Bacteroides zoogleoformans window:
- the rny gene encoding ribonuclease Y, whose protein sequence is MTVVTIVVSIACFIVGGFASYLFFKHGLKKKYDGILKEAEAEAEVIKKNKLLEVKEKFLNKKADLEKEVAIRNQKIQQAENKLKQRELVLNQRQEEIQRKKMEAEAVKENLEAQLAIVDKKKEELEHMQRQEIEKLEAISGLSAEEAKERMVESLKEEAKTQAQSYINDIMDDAKLTASKEAKRIVIQSIQRVATETAIENSVTVFHIESDEIKGRIIGREGRNIRALEAATGVEIVVDDTPEAIVLSAFDPVRREIARLALHQLVTDGRIHPARIEEVVAKVRKQVEEEIIETGKRTTIDLGIHGLHPELIRIIGKMKYRSSYGQNLLQHARETANLCAVMASELGLNPKKAKRAGLLHDIGKVPDEEPELPHALYGMKLAEKFKEKPDICNAIGAHHDEVEMTSLLAPIVQVCDAISGARPGARREIVEAYIKRLNDLEQLAMSYPGVTKTYAIQAGRELRVIVGADKIDDKATENLSGEIAKKIQDEMTYPGQVKITVIRETRAVSYAK, encoded by the coding sequence ATGACAGTAGTTACAATAGTAGTATCCATTGCCTGCTTCATTGTCGGAGGATTCGCCTCGTACTTGTTCTTCAAGCACGGGCTGAAAAAGAAATACGACGGCATCCTGAAAGAAGCGGAAGCCGAAGCGGAAGTAATTAAAAAGAATAAGTTGCTGGAAGTGAAGGAAAAATTCCTGAACAAGAAAGCCGATTTGGAAAAAGAGGTAGCCATCCGCAACCAGAAAATACAGCAGGCAGAGAACAAACTGAAGCAACGTGAACTGGTATTGAACCAGCGCCAAGAAGAGATTCAACGCAAAAAAATGGAAGCCGAGGCCGTAAAAGAGAATCTGGAGGCCCAATTAGCCATTGTAGACAAAAAGAAAGAAGAGTTGGAACACATGCAACGGCAAGAGATAGAGAAGCTGGAAGCCATATCCGGACTCTCTGCCGAAGAAGCCAAAGAGCGCATGGTGGAATCGCTGAAAGAAGAAGCCAAAACGCAAGCCCAATCATACATCAACGACATTATGGATGATGCCAAACTGACGGCAAGCAAAGAGGCCAAACGCATCGTCATACAATCCATCCAACGCGTGGCAACAGAAACAGCCATCGAAAATTCCGTAACCGTATTCCACATCGAGTCAGACGAAATCAAAGGTCGCATCATCGGTCGCGAAGGCCGCAACATCCGTGCATTAGAAGCTGCTACCGGTGTAGAAATCGTTGTAGACGATACGCCAGAAGCCATCGTATTGTCTGCCTTCGACCCTGTTCGCCGTGAGATAGCTCGTTTAGCTCTTCACCAACTGGTCACAGACGGGCGCATTCATCCTGCACGTATCGAAGAAGTAGTAGCCAAAGTGCGCAAGCAAGTTGAAGAAGAAATCATAGAAACCGGCAAGCGCACCACCATCGACTTGGGCATCCACGGTCTGCACCCCGAACTCATTCGTATCATCGGTAAGATGAAATATCGTTCTTCCTACGGCCAGAACCTTTTGCAGCATGCCCGCGAAACGGCCAACCTTTGCGCCGTGATGGCATCGGAACTGGGGCTGAACCCCAAGAAGGCCAAACGTGCCGGATTGCTGCACGACATAGGCAAAGTGCCCGATGAAGAGCCGGAATTGCCGCACGCTCTCTACGGCATGAAGCTGGCCGAGAAGTTTAAGGAAAAACCGGACATCTGCAATGCCATCGGAGCCCACCACGACGAAGTGGAGATGACCAGCCTGCTTGCCCCCATCGTGCAAGTGTGCGATGCCATATCGGGGGCACGCCCGGGAGCACGCCGCGAAATCGTAGAAGCATACATCAAGCGACTGAACGACCTTGAACAACTGGCCATGTCCTATCCGGGCGTAACGAAGACATACGCCATCCAAGCCGGCCGCGAACTGCGTGTCATTGTCGGTGCCGACAAGATTGACGACAAGGCAACGGAAAATCTCTCAGGCGAAATAGCCAAGAAGATTCAGGATGAGATGACCTATCCCGGCCAGGTGAAGATTACCGTCATCCGCGAAACGCGCGCCGTGAGCTACGCTAAGTAA
- a CDS encoding pyridoxamine kinase — protein sequence MYANKVKKVVAVHDLSGVGRVSLTVVIPILSTMGFQVCPLPTAVLSGHTQYPDFSFLDLTDEMPKIIAEWKKLGVRFDAFYTGYLGSPRQIRIVSDFIDSFRRPEELVVVDPVLGDNGRLYTNFDGFMVEEMRHLITKADVITPNLTELFYLLDIPYRERNSDEELKSYLRQLSDAGPEVVVITSVPVEDKHKTSVYAYNRNGNRYWKVTCPYLPAHYPGTGDAFTSVITGALLQGDSLPIALDRATQFIMQGIRATWGYEYDNREGILLEKVLHNLDMPIQISGYELID from the coding sequence ATGTATGCGAATAAAGTAAAGAAAGTGGTTGCCGTTCACGACCTTTCGGGAGTGGGACGGGTTTCTTTGACGGTGGTTATCCCCATACTTTCCACAATGGGCTTTCAGGTATGTCCGTTGCCTACGGCAGTATTGTCCGGCCATACCCAATATCCGGACTTCTCTTTTCTTGATTTGACGGACGAGATGCCGAAGATTATCGCCGAGTGGAAGAAACTTGGAGTGCGATTTGATGCTTTCTATACAGGCTATTTAGGTTCTCCGCGCCAGATACGTATTGTATCCGACTTTATCGACAGCTTTCGCCGACCGGAGGAGCTGGTAGTGGTAGATCCTGTGCTGGGAGATAACGGACGGCTTTACACGAATTTCGATGGTTTCATGGTGGAGGAGATGAGGCATCTTATCACGAAAGCAGACGTGATTACTCCTAATCTGACGGAACTTTTCTATTTGTTGGATATTCCTTATCGGGAGCGAAATTCGGATGAAGAGTTGAAATCGTATCTCCGGCAACTTTCCGATGCCGGTCCTGAAGTGGTGGTTATCACCAGTGTACCGGTGGAAGATAAGCATAAAACCTCTGTATATGCCTATAATAGAAACGGCAATCGCTATTGGAAAGTAACTTGTCCTTATTTGCCTGCCCATTATCCCGGCACGGGCGATGCCTTTACGAGTGTCATTACCGGCGCATTGTTACAAGGCGACAGCCTGCCCATTGCTTTAGATCGTGCCACACAGTTTATTATGCAGGGCATTCGAGCTACTTGGGGTTATGAGTATGATAACCGCGAGGGGATTCTGCTTGAGAAGGTGTTGCATAATCTTGACATGCCGATTCAGATATCGGGTTACGAGCTGATTGATTGA
- the glyA gene encoding serine hydroxymethyltransferase, producing MKRDDLIFDIIEKEHQRQLKGIELIASENFVSDQVMQAMGSCLTNKYAEGYPGKRYYGGCEVVDQSEQIAIDRLKQIFGAEWANVQPHSGAQANAAVFLAVLNAGDKFMGLNLAHGGHLSHGSLVNTSGILYTPCEYNLNRETGRVDYDQMEETALREKPKMIIGGGSAYSREWDYKRMREIADKVGAILLIDMAHPAGLIAAGELDNPVKYAHIVTSTTHKTLRGPRGGVIMMGKDFPNPWGKTTPKGEIKMMSQLLDSAVFPGIQGGPLEHVIAAKAVAFGEILQPEWKAYAKQVKKNAATLAQALIDRGFTIVSGGTDNHSMLVDLRGKYPDLTGKVAEKALVSADITVNKNMVPFDSRSAFQTSGIRLGTPAITTRGAKEDLMLEIAEMIETVLSNVDNEQVIADVRARVNRKMKAYPLFAY from the coding sequence ATGAAAAGAGACGATTTGATTTTCGACATCATCGAAAAAGAACATCAACGCCAGCTCAAAGGCATTGAACTGATTGCATCAGAGAACTTCGTTAGCGACCAAGTGATGCAGGCCATGGGGTCCTGCCTGACCAACAAGTATGCCGAAGGCTATCCCGGCAAGCGTTACTACGGCGGTTGCGAAGTAGTGGACCAAAGCGAACAGATAGCCATCGACCGTTTGAAACAAATCTTCGGGGCAGAATGGGCCAACGTACAGCCCCACTCCGGCGCACAAGCCAACGCGGCCGTATTCCTTGCCGTACTGAATGCGGGCGATAAATTCATGGGACTGAACCTCGCTCACGGCGGACACCTCTCTCACGGTTCTTTGGTCAACACTTCCGGCATTCTCTACACTCCCTGCGAATACAACCTGAACCGGGAGACCGGACGGGTGGACTACGACCAAATGGAGGAAACAGCCCTGCGCGAGAAGCCGAAGATGATTATCGGCGGAGGGTCGGCCTATTCCCGCGAATGGGACTACAAGCGTATGCGCGAAATCGCAGACAAGGTGGGCGCCATCCTGCTGATAGACATGGCTCACCCTGCCGGACTGATTGCCGCCGGAGAGCTGGACAACCCCGTGAAGTATGCGCATATCGTGACCTCCACCACGCACAAGACGCTGCGCGGCCCTCGCGGAGGCGTCATCATGATGGGCAAGGACTTCCCCAACCCGTGGGGAAAAACGACTCCCAAGGGAGAAATCAAGATGATGTCTCAACTGCTCGATTCGGCTGTATTCCCTGGCATTCAGGGCGGACCTCTGGAGCACGTCATCGCGGCCAAGGCAGTGGCTTTCGGCGAAATTCTGCAACCGGAATGGAAAGCCTACGCCAAACAGGTGAAGAAGAATGCCGCCACGTTGGCACAAGCCTTGATAGACCGCGGCTTCACCATTGTTTCGGGCGGTACGGACAATCACTCCATGCTGGTAGACCTGCGCGGCAAATATCCCGACCTGACGGGCAAGGTGGCCGAGAAAGCGCTGGTGTCTGCGGACATCACGGTGAACAAGAACATGGTGCCGTTCGACAGCCGTTCGGCTTTCCAGACTTCGGGCATCCGTCTGGGCACCCCGGCCATCACCACCCGCGGCGCCAAAGAAGACCTGATGCTGGAAATAGCCGAAATGATTGAGACGGTTCTGTCCAACGTAGACAATGAACAAGTCATCGCGGACGTCCGTGCACGTGTGAACCGGAAGATGAAAGCATATCCGCTGTTTGCCTACTAA
- a CDS encoding copper homeostasis protein CutC, which translates to MENYQFEVCANSVESCLAAQAGGAHRVELCAGIPEGGTTPSYGDILIAREHLRETKLHVIIRPRGGDFLYSSIEQRIMLKDIENTRRLGADGVVFGCLTAEGDVDVSLMKLLMEAARGMSVTFHRAFDICRNPHEALEDIIRLGCNRILTSGQQATAEQGIPLLKELGQQAANRIILLAGCGVNESNIARIAQETGIREFHFSARENRTSDMLYHNQSVSMGGTVHIDEYTRSVTTSERVKQTIEALHSGKQ; encoded by the coding sequence ATGGAAAATTATCAGTTTGAAGTTTGTGCCAACTCCGTAGAGAGTTGCCTTGCCGCCCAAGCCGGAGGAGCCCACCGGGTGGAGCTGTGCGCCGGCATTCCCGAAGGAGGCACCACCCCATCTTATGGCGACATCCTCATAGCCCGCGAGCATCTACGAGAAACCAAACTACATGTCATCATCCGTCCACGTGGAGGCGATTTTCTATATTCCTCCATCGAGCAACGCATCATGCTGAAAGATATTGAGAATACCCGCCGTTTGGGAGCAGACGGCGTAGTCTTCGGCTGCTTGACGGCAGAAGGAGATGTAGACGTCTCTCTGATGAAGCTGCTAATGGAAGCTGCCCGGGGCATGTCCGTCACCTTCCATCGTGCATTCGACATTTGCCGTAATCCGCACGAAGCACTTGAAGACATCATCCGACTGGGCTGCAACCGCATCCTGACTTCGGGGCAACAAGCCACGGCAGAACAAGGCATCCCCTTATTGAAAGAACTCGGACAACAGGCCGCAAACCGGATTATCCTGCTGGCAGGCTGTGGAGTGAACGAATCAAACATAGCCCGCATTGCCCAAGAAACCGGAATCCGCGAATTTCACTTCTCTGCCAGAGAGAACCGGACAAGCGACATGCTGTATCACAACCAATCCGTCTCCATGGGCGGAACAGTCCACATAGACGAATACACACGCAGTGTCACCACCTCCGAGCGGGTGAAACAGACTATTGAGGCGCTGCATTCGGGCAAGCAATAA
- a CDS encoding cell division protein ZapA gives MNDKIKINLQMAGASYPLTINREDEEMVREAAKQVDIRLNAYREHYQNVSPEKIIAMVAYQFSLENLQMKDRNDTEPYTAKIKELTEVLETYFKES, from the coding sequence ATGAACGATAAGATAAAGATAAATCTGCAAATGGCAGGAGCCTCCTACCCCCTCACCATCAACCGTGAGGACGAAGAAATGGTAAGAGAAGCCGCCAAGCAGGTGGATATCCGGCTCAATGCGTATCGGGAACATTATCAAAATGTATCTCCGGAGAAGATTATAGCCATGGTGGCCTATCAATTCTCTTTGGAAAACCTTCAAATGAAAGACCGTAATGATACCGAACCGTACACTGCCAAGATAAAGGAACTGACAGAAGTGCTGGAAACCTATTTCAAGGAATCATAA
- a CDS encoding OmpH family outer membrane protein gives MKRLNYLVNGLAAFALIVLFAQCTGNADKQTTNDPVHAGGLSEMKIAYVEIDTLLAKYNFCVDLNEAMVKKSENVRLTLNQKAGELEKQKQEFQTKYQNNAYLSQERAQQEYNRIAKLEQDLQTLSNKLQSELMSENEKNSLQLRDSINAFLKEYNKTKGYSMIISNTGFDNLLYADSVYNITKEILEGLNARYSSPAKK, from the coding sequence ATGAAGAGATTAAACTACCTCGTGAACGGTTTGGCAGCTTTTGCTCTGATCGTTTTATTTGCTCAATGTACCGGTAATGCTGATAAACAGACAACAAACGACCCTGTGCATGCCGGCGGATTATCCGAAATGAAGATTGCCTATGTCGAGATAGATACGCTTCTCGCAAAATATAATTTCTGTGTTGACTTAAACGAGGCCATGGTGAAGAAGAGTGAGAATGTACGTCTGACCCTGAATCAGAAAGCCGGTGAATTGGAGAAACAAAAACAAGAATTCCAGACGAAGTATCAGAATAACGCCTATCTTTCTCAGGAGAGGGCGCAGCAGGAATATAACCGCATCGCTAAACTGGAACAAGACTTGCAGACTTTGAGCAACAAGCTGCAATCGGAATTGATGAGCGAAAACGAAAAAAACAGTCTGCAGTTGCGCGACTCCATCAATGCTTTCCTGAAAGAGTATAATAAAACAAAAGGTTACAGCATGATTATAAGCAATACGGGATTCGATAACCTGTTGTATGCAGACAGTGTGTACAACATCACCAAGGAGATTCTGGAAGGTTTGAATGCAAGATACTCTTCTCCTGCAAAGAAATAA
- a CDS encoding TonB-dependent receptor, with protein sequence MKRTGRKLISFIFVLQSIAASAQYRVQGVVTDSIGTPIDAAVVVLMTPATGVSIRQGITSPDGKYGMDAAGDIQIYVSCLGYKQYLSEPFRVSRDTVISDIRLRPESFLLDDVIVVGEKQSPSIKIEGGKMIFTPRNSGITAGSSALEVLKKTPGVFVDGENNISIGGKNGVLVILDGKQTYLPKDELAALLRTTPSSSVASVEVMHNPSARYDAEGSGGIININLKKSKREGFFLSLNNGLSYWNHLRENTEIAFSHTKGKLSLSGGYSHTFGHFDMDYGLHRWQNGKEYYSPTQDTDKRNTISGNLSMEYALNERQTIGGRIDANTLFGPGITNTVTEIRDMESKKLERILYARNDYYRQKGNRYGGNLYYAAKPREGVSYMLDFNYAWFDGGSGNRQPNKYLAPDGKVLQDNLYKSVNSRNIHIYALSYNQQHPLWNGELKSGLKYSSVRADNDYRFYNVVNEQESIDRTQSNDFGYREQIWAAYMLYAHAIGSKLKLEAGVRGEYTFSDGTLRAVDGRNDEKNKRNYFNLFPTFDLNYRISDNHTLTLSYASRIDRPAYQDLNPFEYLLDELTSWKGNPFLIPQKTHQLSLVYSHKRTALTASYSYMKDYKTQITDTVSIDKMIMTPRNIGKQQRLSLTLFQGIDMARWWEMNLNLTGYYVRNDIAFDRYRTFDLDDFAGIFSIQNTIRLPWQIQMELNGSYATGRLGTSNEHIEPSGYIDVGFGKSFADKKWTVNLALTDIFRTSRWDNYRSFTGFRLWNWGKSESRQVKLNVTYRFGKQKSASHSSKFEEIDRL encoded by the coding sequence ATGAAACGAACAGGAAGGAAACTTATCTCTTTTATTTTTGTTTTGCAAAGCATAGCTGCATCGGCGCAATACAGGGTGCAGGGTGTAGTGACCGACTCCATCGGTACTCCGATAGATGCGGCAGTAGTTGTCTTGATGACTCCCGCAACCGGTGTCTCCATCCGGCAGGGCATCACTTCACCGGATGGAAAGTACGGCATGGACGCAGCGGGAGATATACAAATCTATGTAAGCTGCCTCGGGTATAAGCAATACCTGAGCGAGCCGTTCAGGGTGAGCAGAGACACTGTAATCTCCGACATTCGGCTGCGCCCCGAGAGTTTTCTGCTGGATGATGTAATCGTTGTCGGCGAGAAGCAGTCTCCGTCAATAAAGATAGAAGGAGGAAAGATGATTTTCACGCCTCGCAACAGTGGCATCACGGCTGGAAGTTCCGCCCTCGAGGTGTTGAAGAAAACGCCGGGAGTCTTCGTCGATGGGGAAAACAACATCAGCATCGGGGGCAAGAACGGTGTATTGGTCATTCTCGACGGAAAGCAGACGTACTTGCCCAAGGATGAGTTGGCCGCTCTGTTGAGAACCACCCCTTCGTCGTCGGTGGCTTCGGTAGAGGTCATGCACAACCCTTCCGCCCGGTATGATGCGGAAGGTTCGGGAGGCATCATCAACATCAACCTGAAGAAGAGCAAGAGAGAAGGTTTCTTCTTGTCGCTCAACAACGGACTCTCTTATTGGAATCACCTGAGAGAAAATACGGAAATCGCTTTCAGCCATACGAAAGGGAAGCTCAGTCTGTCGGGCGGCTACAGTCACACTTTCGGGCATTTCGATATGGACTACGGTTTGCACCGCTGGCAGAACGGGAAAGAGTACTACAGCCCCACACAGGACACGGACAAGCGCAATACCATATCCGGAAATCTGAGCATGGAGTATGCGCTGAACGAGAGGCAGACCATAGGTGGGCGCATAGATGCCAACACGCTGTTCGGACCGGGAATAACCAATACCGTGACCGAAATAAGAGACATGGAAAGCAAGAAACTGGAACGGATTCTTTATGCCCGAAACGATTATTATAGGCAGAAAGGAAACCGCTACGGAGGAAATCTCTACTATGCGGCGAAGCCCCGAGAAGGGGTCAGTTATATGCTGGACTTCAACTACGCATGGTTTGACGGCGGTTCGGGCAACCGGCAACCCAACAAATACCTCGCACCCGACGGGAAAGTGCTGCAGGACAATCTTTATAAGTCGGTAAACAGTCGGAATATCCATATCTACGCCTTATCATATAACCAGCAACATCCTTTGTGGAACGGCGAACTGAAGTCCGGGCTTAAATATTCCTCCGTCCGTGCGGACAACGATTACCGGTTCTATAACGTAGTGAACGAGCAAGAGAGCATAGACCGCACCCAGTCTAACGACTTCGGATACAGAGAGCAGATATGGGCTGCCTATATGCTTTATGCTCACGCCATAGGCAGCAAGCTCAAGCTGGAAGCGGGAGTGCGCGGCGAATATACCTTCTCCGACGGAACCTTGCGTGCCGTGGATGGCAGGAACGATGAGAAGAACAAACGCAACTATTTCAACCTGTTCCCGACTTTCGACCTGAACTACCGGATCAGTGATAATCATACATTGACACTGAGCTATGCAAGCAGGATAGACCGTCCGGCTTATCAGGACTTGAATCCGTTCGAGTACCTTCTCGACGAATTGACTTCGTGGAAAGGCAATCCTTTCCTCATTCCGCAGAAGACGCATCAGTTGTCGCTCGTTTACTCGCACAAACGGACGGCGCTGACTGCCTCCTATTCGTACATGAAAGATTATAAGACACAAATCACCGACACGGTCTCCATAGACAAGATGATTATGACGCCGCGCAACATCGGAAAGCAGCAGAGGCTCTCACTGACTCTGTTTCAAGGTATCGACATGGCACGATGGTGGGAGATGAATCTCAATCTGACGGGCTATTACGTTCGGAACGATATTGCTTTCGACCGTTATCGAACATTCGATTTGGACGACTTTGCCGGCATTTTCTCCATTCAGAATACGATACGCCTTCCGTGGCAGATTCAGATGGAGCTGAACGGTTCGTACGCCACGGGACGTTTGGGAACTTCCAATGAGCATATCGAACCTTCGGGCTATATCGATGTAGGTTTCGGTAAGAGTTTTGCCGATAAGAAGTGGACGGTCAATCTGGCCCTGACCGATATTTTCCGAACCAGCCGCTGGGATAATTACCGTTCGTTCACCGGCTTCCGGTTGTGGAACTGGGGTAAGAGCGAGTCAAGGCAGGTAAAGCTGAATGTAACCTACAGATTCGGCAAACAGAAGAGTGCCTCGCACAGCAGCAAATTCGAGGAGATAGACAGATTGTGA
- a CDS encoding phosphodiester glycosidase family protein, giving the protein MKKKVGLLLLFCCNLLAVMAQTAADSLALVEADWQAVSLQKGILYRKAAFSSLYGVPQEIFIFEISPKHYCLDVLIHNPKEETSVAARRSGAVAAINGSFFDMKAGNSVCYLRRDGVVVDTTSIGALSTVSNGALFIRKGKLRLMSWNKQKEKTCKLKRGTVLASGPLMLLDGKNCDFSACNPNFVKTKHPRSAVVLTGNKKILLIVVDGRRKGKAEGINIPELTHMIRVLGGKDALNLDGGGSSTLWSASLPDKGIANAPSGTVERKVANSLCVYE; this is encoded by the coding sequence ATGAAGAAGAAAGTTGGCTTGTTGCTGCTTTTCTGTTGCAATTTGTTGGCTGTAATGGCACAGACTGCCGCCGATTCGCTGGCACTTGTCGAGGCGGACTGGCAGGCTGTTTCTTTGCAAAAAGGAATTCTTTATCGCAAGGCGGCATTTTCTTCCTTGTATGGAGTGCCGCAAGAAATTTTTATTTTTGAAATATCTCCGAAACATTATTGTTTGGATGTGCTTATTCATAATCCCAAAGAAGAGACGAGTGTTGCCGCCCGTCGTTCGGGTGCCGTGGCAGCCATCAATGGTTCTTTTTTCGATATGAAGGCGGGTAATTCCGTCTGCTATCTGCGCCGTGACGGAGTTGTAGTAGATACAACCTCCATCGGTGCTCTGTCGACTGTGTCGAATGGCGCCCTGTTCATACGAAAGGGGAAATTACGGTTGATGTCATGGAATAAACAAAAAGAAAAGACTTGCAAACTGAAGCGTGGCACTGTGCTCGCTTCCGGTCCTTTGATGTTGCTGGATGGAAAAAACTGCGATTTTTCTGCGTGCAATCCGAACTTTGTAAAGACCAAACATCCTCGCAGTGCCGTGGTTCTGACCGGAAACAAGAAAATCTTGTTGATTGTTGTAGATGGGCGCAGGAAAGGAAAAGCCGAAGGAATTAATATACCGGAGTTAACCCACATGATTCGTGTGTTGGGCGGTAAAGATGCGTTGAATCTCGATGGTGGAGGTTCTTCAACTCTTTGGAGCGCTTCTTTGCCCGATAAAGGCATTGCAAATGCACCTTCGGGTACGGTTGAACGCAAAGTGGCCAATTCTCTTTGTGTGTACGAATAA
- a CDS encoding TlpA family protein disulfide reductase, protein MNCRKLIGSILLLLASVCVQAQGTFVIEGKVSNVKEGVCLRLFRMEGDIGKDIAADTLRGGTFRFEQQTLGEGTDKLVLIITEGNLYTMALDLWARPGSHIKITGDDMLVYTWQVESDIPQQHIRQLFVDDSRELWNEYQQNDIQEKRLYDRCRSKDITDEMKKELRAQGEKLSELNKGIQTRIDAKIIKRMKQLPVDDVWMGELEKLSIDVKYNPDYPYRREVTELYNSLSEEQRKTDKALDILSYLAPPDAANLGEKAADDDLFDLQGNVHHLSDFKGKPVLIDFWSRGCGPCIMALPEMKEISKKYEGRLVVVSLSIDNKTNWEIASRHHEITWWNLNDLKGNHGLYAKYDSGAIPRYVFLSSEGEVQEMWSGYGKGSLLEKLEKLMKD, encoded by the coding sequence ATGAATTGTAGAAAACTGATAGGAAGTATATTGTTGCTGTTGGCAAGTGTTTGTGTGCAGGCACAAGGAACTTTCGTCATCGAGGGGAAAGTCAGTAATGTAAAGGAAGGCGTATGTCTGCGATTGTTCCGTATGGAAGGAGATATAGGCAAAGACATTGCGGCGGATACGTTGCGTGGAGGTACCTTTCGGTTTGAGCAACAGACGTTGGGCGAAGGAACCGACAAATTGGTGTTGATTATTACAGAAGGGAATTTATATACGATGGCTTTGGACCTTTGGGCGCGCCCCGGAAGCCATATCAAAATTACCGGAGATGATATGTTGGTTTATACTTGGCAAGTGGAAAGCGATATCCCCCAACAACATATCAGGCAACTTTTCGTTGACGATTCGCGTGAACTTTGGAATGAGTATCAGCAAAACGATATTCAGGAAAAAAGATTGTATGACCGGTGTAGAAGTAAGGATATTACGGATGAAATGAAAAAAGAATTGCGCGCGCAAGGGGAAAAACTTTCGGAACTGAATAAGGGAATACAGACGCGCATCGATGCCAAAATCATAAAGCGTATGAAACAATTGCCTGTGGACGATGTGTGGATGGGAGAACTTGAAAAACTGTCGATTGATGTGAAATACAATCCGGATTATCCTTATCGCCGCGAAGTGACGGAGCTTTATAACAGCCTCTCGGAGGAGCAGCGGAAGACGGACAAGGCATTGGACATTCTGTCTTATTTGGCGCCACCGGATGCAGCCAATCTTGGTGAAAAGGCCGCGGACGACGATTTATTTGACTTGCAAGGTAATGTGCATCATTTATCCGACTTTAAGGGCAAACCGGTTTTAATAGACTTTTGGAGTCGCGGATGCGGCCCTTGCATCATGGCTCTACCGGAAATGAAGGAAATCAGCAAGAAATACGAAGGTCGTCTGGTGGTGGTGAGTTTGAGTATAGATAACAAAACCAACTGGGAGATAGCTTCACGGCATCATGAAATTACATGGTGGAACTTGAACGACCTGAAAGGGAATCATGGCTTGTATGCCAAATATGATTCGGGTGCCATTCCTCGTTATGTCTTTTTGTCTTCCGAAGGCGAAGTACAGGAAATGTGGTCGGGCTATGGCAAAGGCAGCCTGCTTGAGAAACTGGAGAAATTGATGAAAGATTGA
- a CDS encoding YbaN family protein, which yields MKTIYIILGTISFVLGLIGIFLPLLPTTPFLLLTAALYFRGSPRLYQWLLNHKYFGTYIRNFRENKAIPLRAKIYSLLLMWGTILYCIFFLIPLMGVKILMFLVAVGVTRHILSFKTLK from the coding sequence ATGAAAACGATTTATATCATTTTAGGAACTATCTCCTTCGTGCTGGGCCTCATCGGCATATTTCTGCCTTTACTGCCTACCACTCCCTTTTTGCTGCTCACCGCCGCCCTCTATTTCAGAGGCTCGCCCCGCCTATACCAATGGTTGCTGAACCATAAATACTTCGGCACCTACATCCGTAATTTCCGCGAAAACAAAGCCATTCCGCTACGAGCAAAAATCTACTCTCTACTATTGATGTGGGGCACCATTCTCTATTGCATCTTTTTCTTAATTCCGCTGATGGGGGTGAAAATACTGATGTTCCTCGTCGCAGTGGGAGTGACCCGACATATTTTATCCTTCAAGACACTGAAATAA